ACATGTAATCCACCAATCTCCAGTCCCATGCAGCAATTGCCGAGCCTTCAAACATACCATCCATATAAAAACCCTCAAGGAATTACTCCTTGAGGGTTTTTAGTCATAACATTCTATGTGGAAAACGTTAGTGCTTGAATGGAATCAAAAATCAATCAAGCCCAGACTTATTTGCAGGGAATCATCCACCTTACTCATCATTTCATCATCAAGATGGGTGATTTTGTCCGTTAGCCGCTGCTTATCAATCGTCCGGATCTGCTCTAGCAAAATGACGGAATCCCGGTCAAATCCATGCGACGCCGCGTCGATTTCGACGTGAGTCGGCAGCTTGGCTTTTTGAATCTGTGCCGTAATGGCTGCAACAATCACAGTCGGACTAAACCGGTTGCCGATATCATTCTGAATGACAAGGACCGGCCTTACGCCGCCCTGCTCAGAACCGACAACAGGTGATAAATCCGCAAAAAATACGTCGCCCCGTTTAACGATCACTGTCTACACCCCGCTTACTAAGCGGTCTAGAGTGTTGTCTGCATCTTCCTCCGCGTGAAACGCCTCAGAAGCCATGGTCAGGTTAATTTTGGCCATTTCCATATAACCCCGCTGCATGGATTCACGAATGTAACGTTTCTTCCGTTCATTCAGGTACAACTTCATGGCTTGCCTAATAAGCTCACTGCGGTTGGAATTTTCCAGCTGAGCGATCCCGTCCACTTCCTGCAAAAGATGATCCGGTAAACTGATCATGATTCGTTTGGTGTTCTGCATATTGGCCACCCTCTATTACACCCCCACAACCTTCTCGCCTGTGCACCAGTATTACATTATTCAAGGAAAATTATACAAAAGAATATATATGCCGAAGGTATATCAAGTATGCTGCATATCATTATAAACTACAATCGACACTTTCGTACAGACTTAAACGACATATTCCTAATTCGGGAAGGTCTGTACTTATTCCTTCTTTCCTGAATAAATTACTTAGGGTGACATGACTTGTTAAAGGTTGCTCCAGAGTGCGTTTACGGTCTTCACGGGTATATCATCACGTATATACTGACGTGGTACCCGGTGGGCAATCATGCAGACGACCTCGTAGTGGATCGTCCCCAGCTTGGACGCCAGCTCATCTGCCGTAATGCATTCGCCAGACTGCTGACCGATGAGTACAACCTCTTCACCAGCTTTAATTTGTTCCGCCTCATCGGCGAAAGGTTTGAGCGATACCATACATTGGTCCATACAGATAGTTCCGACTACAGGGACGCGGCGGCCGCGTATCAGTACTTCCACTTTACCGCTCAGCATACGAGAGAAGCCATCGGCGTAACCGATGGGAAGGGTTCCAATTTGCTCTTCCTCCCCCGTTACATACTTCGTCCCGTAGCTGATACCGGAATGCGGAGGTAAATTTTTGACGTAGACAAGCTTTGTCTTTAACGTCATGACAGGGCGAAGGCTCACTGTCTTTCGATTCACCTCATCCGAAGGATACAGTCCGTACAAGCCGATGCCGACACGAACCATATCATAGGATAATTCAGGTGTATCAATCGCAGCAGCACTGTTGCCCGTATGTATGATGGGGATATGGTAGTCCTTATCCCGAAGAGCGTCCGCTACGCCCTGAAAACGGCGGTACTGTCCCAACGTATAGTCTTTGTTCTCTTCATCCGCTCTTGCAAAATGGGTAAACATTCCTTCGACAACAACCTGCGGCAGCGAAAATACTTCTTCTATAAAAGAAATTGCATCTTCGCCTGGAAGCAGGCCCAAACGACCCATTCCGCTGTCAATCTTGATGTGTACCTTGAGTGGCTTCTCCGGCTGGACCGGCAGTGCCTTTATCGCTTGGAGCACTTCCGAACTGAACAGGGTTACGGTCACATCATGCTCATAAGCGATCTCTACAGCCTCCGGTGGTGTATAACCGAGCACCAGGATTGGGCAAGAGATGCCTCCTTGCCGAAGCTCGAGCGCTTCATCCAGGAAAGCTACGCTTAAGTAAGGCGCCCCCAGTTGCTGAAGTTCGCGAGCCACTTCTACAGCTCCGTGACCATAGGCGTTAGCCTTCACACAAGCAAGCAATTTCATGTGGCTTGGCAGCGCCTCACGAAAAGCGTTATAGTTGGCGCGCAGATGGTCTAGGTTGATCTCCGCCAGGGTAGGTCGATATATCGCTTGCAATTCCAGTCACCTTCTTACCATTTTGAAAAAAGCATTATGCTTTGCAATAGATTAATGGTAATGTTCCGGGGGGCAACTGTCAATTGAGACAAACTGCTTATTTATGAGGCTCGTGGTCCCCCCGGGGTGGCGAAACTTGGTGAAACATCGGAATATCTGCAAGAAATAGCGATAGGCCTACGGACGGGGTTCCTTTATTTGGAAAAGAGGCGAATGGCCTCATTGTCGGAATGTTGCCCTCCTTCAATGCTCGGTATCCGCCTACTTCGTATTATTTACCCGATTCTCCCTGCATGGAAGCAGCGACTTTCTTCATTTCTTCGACAGGCAGATTGGCGCTCGTAATTCGGTATTCCACGCCTTCCGAATTCCAGGTCAGCGTTCTTTGCTGATCGCCGGTGAGCAGACCTACCGTTGTAAAATCAATATATACCGCCTCGCCCGGTACGAGGGAGACCGCACGATCCACCGGTCTGGATTCCATAATCGTATATTGGTACACACCGTCATACTTCAGAATAACCGCATGATCCTTGTTCTCCGGAACTTCCATCGTGTCTTTGTTCGTGACCCCTGCAGGCACATATTCCGGATAGATAATGCCGAAGGATCCCATATCGCGACCGGAAGCTGTTTCTGTCAAACCTTCGGTTCCCTGAGTGCCGTTACCTTCCGTACCGGAAGCCACCGGTACCCCGTTCTCGTCCACTTCCGCCATGGTCCCCTTAGCATCGTTCATCGCACTTAGATTCTTGTTGGTATCAAACGAATCCTTCGACAGGTTCGTATCGAAGGTAAAGGTGTTGAATTTCACTTCAACAACCACATTCGCTTCGGAGTCCGACACTTGTACCTGTTTCGGTGTGTAGTTGTCCTTGGCGAGCCAAATCTTTTGACGAATCAACGAATGGCTGTGGTAATTAGCAGCCACATCAAACACGTAACTATCCTTATCCTCAGCAAACTGACGGGTGTTGTCGCTCAGAATGCTGCTGAGTAGCGTTTGGTACAGATATACCTGTCCCTGATTATCCGGCCAGTCGCTTTTGAAGCGGAAGCTCTTGTTCAAGCTAGGCGTCAGAACGAACACGCCGTCATCGTTGCGAAGCACGATTTGCGTAATATCCTTTTGCCCATTGGTTAAACTGATCCGGTAGTAAGATGGAGACTGGTACCATACCTCAACCTGATACTCCTGCGGCGCCGAACCGGTATGTATGGTCATAACGCCCGCTCCCTGGTAAGCCCCCTTGGCACTTTCCAGCTTATCAGCCACCTTGCCCAGATCCTTCACAACGCTGTCTGCATTTTTCTTCCCGCATCCCGCCAGTATTGTTGTTAAGCATAATACTACCGCGAGCAGCACCCATGAAATCCGGCGCATGTCATCATCCCCTTCAACACTTGTTTTGACTTGATTGATACATGTCTATGAGGGACTTGGTCACATTATGCAGACTAGCCTGACAAGCACCGCTGCGGTGGGACGCGGCAGGCGTTTACACTTCGTCTAAGTGAAAAAAAGAACCGTGATGAATCCGTCGATCGCTGATTCATCCTCGGCTCGGTTATTTGAGAAATTTCCAGTACGGGCGATCTTCTTCAGCCCTCTGTATAAGCATGGAAGCTAATCGACGTTAGCCATCTCTAAGGGGCTGTATTCATAGAAATGGATTTCTCAGGTGTTGCATTCGTATAAGGCGCAAACCATTTCTCATCCACATTGTCAGGTGATGGAAGACTGCGGGTGGTCGAGTCAAAAATCCAGAAGATTCCTACGCAGAATACGGCGATTCCGCATCCTGCGATAACGGACGAGCTTGCTGCAACAACGCCAAGAGCACCTCCAATTAGGCTGCCAAGCGGCATGGCAATTCCGCTGAGTCCGCTAGCTGCCGCGAACACCGTGCCCAATCTTTTCTCGGGTATCGCTTTCTGAATGACCGAATTGATGATAACGTTCGTAATGCCTCCGGGAAACCATGCCAAGCCGTATACCAGGACGACAAGCCATGTCCATGGGGTAAATACGCTGAGACACCAGGCAGCGCCAGATAAACAAAATGCTCCGGCAAAAAGATATCCAAGCGGCAGGCGCTCCAACTTCAAATACGGAGCCAGGATCGCGCCCAACAAACTTCCGCAAGCCTGGGCCATCAGCAATATACCGTAGACACCGGCTCCGCCGAGGCTGTCGGCAAACGCAGGCATAACCGTAAAGGTAGCGCCGCCCGCTGCATTAATGACGATAATCCCCATCTGTACCCGTGCAAGCGGGGTTGCCAGGATGTAGCGAAGCCCCTCTTTCATGTCCGCCCAATAATTTTTAAGGGCATTTCGCATAGATTTTGAATTTGCGGTGTTATTCGTTGATGTTTTAATTACGTTGTTATCAGAAGTTTTGGTAGACTTTTTGATTTTCAATTGCGAGAATAACAGCGCTCCGATGAAAAATCCGATCGAATTCCATAAGTAAAGGGATACTGCGCCCAGCACAATAATCAATACGCCGGATATTGCGTTGCAAGCGACATCGATGCCTTGATAGGCTAAGGAGAACAGCGAGTTTCCTTGCGTCAGCTGCTTCTTATCGAGAATTTTAGGAAGGGCCGACATTTGGGCCGGATATACCCACATATTCAGCGTGGATAGAACTGGTGTAATCGCCAGCACAACGCCTACTGTCAGAAAGTCGAAATAAAATGCAAGCGGAACGATCAACAGTAGAACCGCCTGAAATAACTGGGTGTATACCAGAAGCCCCCGTAAAGGAACGCGGTCAATCATCGGACCGGATAACAGTTGAATGATTCGGGGGAGAATCGAGAGGAATCCGGCAAGTCCCGTATACAGCGTCGAGCCTCCCAGATCGTACACCAGCCACATGGCAGCTACCGCGTACAAGCTATCGCCGATATTCGTAAGGATTCGGCCAACGAACAACAGCAGGAAATTGCGATTCTTTAATATTTCCACGAAAGAAACACTCCTTGATTTAAAGTTTAGTAGTTTTGGAGAGAAGGGGCTAAAGAAGCCCCTTCCTATTCGGACGTTTCCGTCGAAACCACGTTGATCCCTACCGCATATTCCTTGCTGTCGTCCCCTTTTGTCGCAAGGGTCTTGGTCACCCATTTTTCGAGCAGTTCTCTGAATTCCTTCGTCATTTCTTCGTATTGCTCGGCGTTCAGCTGCATTCTCAGGCTTATCCTTGTGCGGCTGGCCGCTGCATAATCTTCGGCAAGAACCGGGTCTACCATTTGCGTTCCCTTGGTGTTAAACCACTTCGCTTTGGATTTATAATATTTCTCTACGATGCCGCCGACGGTCCGGGTCTCCACCAAATCTATTAATCCACCATCATATAACTTCTGAATATGATAGTGAATGCTTCCCGGCGAATCTCCCAATTCATCTGCTACTTGTTTGGCAGTTTTGGCCATATCCAGCATGGTTCCGAGAATCTTCACCCGCTGAGCGCTGCCGAGCAGCTTCGCTTGTTCCACCGATATTTCGATACTCTGATTATGATCTTGATCCATGACGCAAACACTCCATTCTAAATTAAAATAGACATTCTAATTGTGTAATTCATACGGTTATTTTCGTTCATTCCAATTTAATTTATCATTCTAATTTTCTAGATCGGTATGACACAATAATAAACCACCTATTACCATTTGTAAATAGGCGGCTTATAAATTGTTTATTTTTTTCTAAACCGGTTTGACCATATGATAATAAACATGCCCGTTAATCAAGATGTCCTTATCTGTTTGATAACCTCTTCTTTCGTACAAAGAATGAGCGCGATGATTGTCCGTCACCACGGCAAGAGCAATTTTACGATACATCAGCTCCTTTGCCCGATTCTCCGCGTGATGTATAAGGGCCGAACCAATCCCCTTACCTCCAAACTGCGGAGAAACCGATAACGTATCGATATAGTACTCATCCTCGTCCGCTTCTTTATCCAGCGCTACGGAAGGGTCATTCTTGAGCTTACGCAAACGATCCAGAATCGGACGATCCAATTCGGCCGCTTGATCACCGCCGTAAGCAACGATAATACCAGCCACCTCGCCGTCGATCTCTTTCACGGCAGCCTGTCGGTAACTGAGCCTGCCCTCGTCCGCCCGGAAATATTGCTCCAGCACTTCAAGCACTTTCTCTTCACTGTTTTCCCCTGTTAATTGATGCGCTACGTCGTGCAGTGCATCGTACAACAGTCTTATCGCTGCAGCTGCATCTTGTGGTTTTGCTGATCTGATGGTCATGCCTATTCATCCTCCATTACAATTCAATGCAATTTAGTAATTCAAGTATCCCAGTCCTCAACCTCATACAACAGCTCCATCTCGGACGATGCTGTAAAAGAACGCCGTTTAACTTTAGGATCCCCGATCTTTTCGTGCAGTCCAAACCCTCTTGATACCTTGAACGTAAAAGACAAACCATGAGGTACCATCGCACTTCCCCTATATAGGCCATCTCCGCAGTATGGAATCTCAAATCCGGCATAGATTGTGGGGGAAACCGGTGTGGAAGGCGGTACCTTCACTTGAATCGCGATTTTCACAAGCTCAGGCAGCTCTTCCACGATCGTAATCTCTTTATCTGCACTCAAGCCTCCCATTTGCAGCGTAACCCGGGTGCTGCCAGGAATTCTAGGCTTCAGCGTTCCGTTCGGCAGCAGCGTTAGCCATTCCGGCTCCTCAACATGATAAGTTCCGTTCATCAACGTTTGTACAAATCCGCTGTCGTATGTAATGACCGGATTCAATTGTTTGACAGGCCCTTTCACCCCTACGACTCCATCACCATGCAGCTTAATCGAGGTTGGTTCTCCAATGTCGCCGAAAAAATACAGCAGCGGCGCTTGCGCTCTGCCTGCCCAGTCGCTTTGACTGTGAGCCGCTCCCGGATCAAGAAACAGCATGAGATCTTCTCCCGGCACAAAGCCGTCTTGGATCAAGCGTGCTGCTTCCTCCCGTGCGTATTTTTCCATGAAGACCCCTTCCGCGCCGCCCATATCAAGCCATACCTTAAGATTCGGATGCGTACCGTATCTTTCATAAAAAGGATATTCCTTTAGCTCTCCTTGAGCATCAAAATAGGCTTTGACGAAATAAGGCGACATGACCGCAATGCTTCCGAACACATCCGGCCTTCTAAAGCCGATATTGTAGGTGACAATCCCGCCCGCAGACGAACCCATCATGGCCGTGTGCTCCGGACCCTTCAACGTGCGAAAGTTCTCATTGATATATGGTAAAACCTCTTCGATAATAAATAACTCATACCGTTCGCCGGCAAACGGGGGATCGAACACCTGATGCATCCTTGGATTGTCATGGAAATATTCATTCAGTCTTTGATGAGGAACCGTTGCGATGCCAACGATGATAATCTCCTGCATCCGTCCTTCGGACACCAGCCGATCTGCGGTGACATGCATATCCCACGAGCCGCCTCGCTCATCCGCTGAAAATACATGCTGCCCGTCATGCATATAGAGTACGGCATAATGCTTCTCCGTATTCTCATGATAACTGGGTGGAAGGTATACATACAAACTTCGGGTATTGCTTAAGTTAACCGATGGAAAATCTGCAATTTCTACCATTCTTGAGGACATATTGACCATTCTAACCCCTCCTGACTATTTTTGCACCCTATGCACTTGCATTCGATGATTCACCCTTAGGCGATGCCAGATAACAAAAAAAGGCACAACCCGATAAAATCAGGTTGTACCTCTTAGGTAAGCATTGCCTTACTCCACATTATACTGGGGAATTCCCCCATTTTCAATATCAGGATTTGTCCTCTGGCGGCTCTTTTGGCACATAATTAAAGATATCGCCATCCACAAAAGTATCAATCAATCGTTCCAGCCATTTATAGTAAGCAACGGCCTCGCGCATCTTCGCCTGATCCTCTTGCAGCACCGCTGCCAGCTCTTCGTCATCTTCATGCGCTTTACGGAGCTTCTCCGTTTCGTCGAGCGCTTTGCGCAGGACCAAAATGTTGCTCTCCACCGATTTACGCCATTTAATATCGAAGAAATCCAAGAAGGTCTGGTACCAGTCATACTCCACTTCATACAAATCCTTGCGGGAACCCTTCTCCCACACCTTGTTTACCATTTTATAATCGAGCAGCGTCCGCACGCCTGTACTCATGCTGGTCTTGCTCATCTTCATTTCCTGTCCCATTTCATCGAGGTTCATCGGTTTATCCGCAAAATAAAGCAATCCGTATAAATGTCCCGTTGAGAGTGGAATGCCGTACAAATCCATATTCCGTCCAATATTTTCAATGACACGCTTACGAATCTTATGCACGGCTGCCTGCCGTTCATCATCTAAATGGTACAAGCCCATGCTTGCAGCCTCCTCTATCTGTAACCATCCAAGAAGTCATGTCAATATAACAAAACTAGGTGGACTCGAAGTGTAGTGTGAACGATCTCCATGAAATTTAAACAAGCCCTGATCCACACACATTCTCTGATCTATTGTAGGGAAAGCTATTTTAAAAGTAAAGAAGATCACTCTAGAGGATATCGGAGCATATGGGAGCATTTCAAAGGATAACTTTGTACAGTTTTTACTGTACG
Above is a window of Paenibacillus sp. FSL K6-1330 DNA encoding:
- a CDS encoding type II toxin-antitoxin system PemK/MazF family toxin; this translates as MIVKRGDVFFADLSPVVGSEQGGVRPVLVIQNDIGNRFSPTVIVAAITAQIQKAKLPTHVEIDAASHGFDRDSVILLEQIRTIDKQRLTDKITHLDDEMMSKVDDSLQISLGLIDF
- a CDS encoding ribbon-helix-helix protein, CopG family, producing the protein MANMQNTKRIMISLPDHLLQEVDGIAQLENSNRSELIRQAMKLYLNERKKRYIRESMQRGYMEMAKINLTMASEAFHAEEDADNTLDRLVSGV
- the alr gene encoding alanine racemase, which translates into the protein MQAIYRPTLAEINLDHLRANYNAFREALPSHMKLLACVKANAYGHGAVEVARELQQLGAPYLSVAFLDEALELRQGGISCPILVLGYTPPEAVEIAYEHDVTVTLFSSEVLQAIKALPVQPEKPLKVHIKIDSGMGRLGLLPGEDAISFIEEVFSLPQVVVEGMFTHFARADEENKDYTLGQYRRFQGVADALRDKDYHIPIIHTGNSAAAIDTPELSYDMVRVGIGLYGLYPSDEVNRKTVSLRPVMTLKTKLVYVKNLPPHSGISYGTKYVTGEEEQIGTLPIGYADGFSRMLSGKVEVLIRGRRVPVVGTICMDQCMVSLKPFADEAEQIKAGEEVVLIGQQSGECITADELASKLGTIHYEVVCMIAHRVPRQYIRDDIPVKTVNALWSNL
- a CDS encoding DUF4367 domain-containing protein, whose amino-acid sequence is MRRISWVLLAVVLCLTTILAGCGKKNADSVVKDLGKVADKLESAKGAYQGAGVMTIHTGSAPQEYQVEVWYQSPSYYRISLTNGQKDITQIVLRNDDGVFVLTPSLNKSFRFKSDWPDNQGQVYLYQTLLSSILSDNTRQFAEDKDSYVFDVAANYHSHSLIRQKIWLAKDNYTPKQVQVSDSEANVVVEVKFNTFTFDTNLSKDSFDTNKNLSAMNDAKGTMAEVDENGVPVASGTEGNGTQGTEGLTETASGRDMGSFGIIYPEYVPAGVTNKDTMEVPENKDHAVILKYDGVYQYTIMESRPVDRAVSLVPGEAVYIDFTTVGLLTGDQQRTLTWNSEGVEYRITSANLPVEEMKKVAASMQGESGK
- a CDS encoding MFS transporter yields the protein MEILKNRNFLLLFVGRILTNIGDSLYAVAAMWLVYDLGGSTLYTGLAGFLSILPRIIQLLSGPMIDRVPLRGLLVYTQLFQAVLLLIVPLAFYFDFLTVGVVLAITPVLSTLNMWVYPAQMSALPKILDKKQLTQGNSLFSLAYQGIDVACNAISGVLIIVLGAVSLYLWNSIGFFIGALLFSQLKIKKSTKTSDNNVIKTSTNNTANSKSMRNALKNYWADMKEGLRYILATPLARVQMGIIVINAAGGATFTVMPAFADSLGGAGVYGILLMAQACGSLLGAILAPYLKLERLPLGYLFAGAFCLSGAAWCLSVFTPWTWLVVLVYGLAWFPGGITNVIINSVIQKAIPEKRLGTVFAAASGLSGIAMPLGSLIGGALGVVAASSSVIAGCGIAVFCVGIFWIFDSTTRSLPSPDNVDEKWFAPYTNATPEKSISMNTAP
- a CDS encoding winged helix-turn-helix domain-containing protein, which encodes MDQDHNQSIEISVEQAKLLGSAQRVKILGTMLDMAKTAKQVADELGDSPGSIHYHIQKLYDGGLIDLVETRTVGGIVEKYYKSKAKWFNTKGTQMVDPVLAEDYAAASRTRISLRMQLNAEQYEEMTKEFRELLEKWVTKTLATKGDDSKEYAVGINVVSTETSE
- a CDS encoding GNAT family N-acetyltransferase produces the protein MTIRSAKPQDAAAAIRLLYDALHDVAHQLTGENSEEKVLEVLEQYFRADEGRLSYRQAAVKEIDGEVAGIIVAYGGDQAAELDRPILDRLRKLKNDPSVALDKEADEDEYYIDTLSVSPQFGGKGIGSALIHHAENRAKELMYRKIALAVVTDNHRAHSLYERRGYQTDKDILINGHVYYHMVKPV
- a CDS encoding alpha/beta hydrolase-fold protein, whose amino-acid sequence is MVNMSSRMVEIADFPSVNLSNTRSLYVYLPPSYHENTEKHYAVLYMHDGQHVFSADERGGSWDMHVTADRLVSEGRMQEIIIVGIATVPHQRLNEYFHDNPRMHQVFDPPFAGERYELFIIEEVLPYINENFRTLKGPEHTAMMGSSAGGIVTYNIGFRRPDVFGSIAVMSPYFVKAYFDAQGELKEYPFYERYGTHPNLKVWLDMGGAEGVFMEKYAREEAARLIQDGFVPGEDLMLFLDPGAAHSQSDWAGRAQAPLLYFFGDIGEPTSIKLHGDGVVGVKGPVKQLNPVITYDSGFVQTLMNGTYHVEEPEWLTLLPNGTLKPRIPGSTRVTLQMGGLSADKEITIVEELPELVKIAIQVKVPPSTPVSPTIYAGFEIPYCGDGLYRGSAMVPHGLSFTFKVSRGFGLHEKIGDPKVKRRSFTASSEMELLYEVEDWDT
- a CDS encoding GbsR/MarR family transcriptional regulator; this encodes MGLYHLDDERQAAVHKIRKRVIENIGRNMDLYGIPLSTGHLYGLLYFADKPMNLDEMGQEMKMSKTSMSTGVRTLLDYKMVNKVWEKGSRKDLYEVEYDWYQTFLDFFDIKWRKSVESNILVLRKALDETEKLRKAHEDDEELAAVLQEDQAKMREAVAYYKWLERLIDTFVDGDIFNYVPKEPPEDKS